Proteins from one Haemorhous mexicanus isolate bHaeMex1 chromosome 34, bHaeMex1.pri, whole genome shotgun sequence genomic window:
- the LOC132341011 gene encoding beta-1,3-galactosyltransferase 2-like, with amino-acid sequence MKLPPSCRLLLLPLAAALTLLALHARRSPHPPGITVPPSPAPRPGNATEPPRPPRHPLQPPYPYPYRFLLNHPDKCRERAPFLVLLVVTAPADLAARDAVRRTWGDEGAVPGLAVLRLFLLGVHPVFGAELRPVLQEEDELHGDLLQQDFLDTYNNLTLKTLMGLEWVSRFCPNASYVMKADHDVFLNLEYLAGLLRPPRSDFLTGYVYRRTGPLRNRAYKWFVPREVYPNDTYPPYCGGPAYVLSGDLALRVFGVAQTLPAINMEDAFVGICLHALGVPVTEPPPGAFTMYRLEYDRCRFSRLVMVHHYGPRELLRLWPHFRNASVKCP; translated from the coding sequence ATGAAGCTCCCTCCGAGCTGccgcctgctcctgctgccgcTGGCCGCGGCTCTgaccctgctggccctgcacgCCCGGCGCTCGCCGCACCCTCCCGGCATCACGGTcccgcccagccccgctccgCGCCCCGGCAACGCCACGGAGCCCCCGCGGCCCCCGCGGCACCCGCTGCAGCCGCCGTACCCGTACCCGTACCGCTTCCTGCTGAACCACCCCGACAAGTGCCGGGAGCGGGCGCcgttcctggtgctgctggtggtgacGGCCCCGGCCGACCTGGCGGCGCGCGACGCCGTGCGCCGCACCTGGGGCGACGAGGGCGCCGTGCCGGGGCTGGCGGTGCTGCGGCTCTTCCTGCTGGGCGTGCACCCCGTCTTCGGCGCCGAGCTGCGGCCcgtgctgcaggaggaggacgAGCTGCACGGCgacctgctgcagcaggacttCCTGGACACCTACAACAACCTGACGCTCAAGACTCTGATGGGCTTGGAGTGGGTGAGCCGCTTCTGCCCCAACGCCAGCTACGTGATGAAGGCCGACCACGACGTCTTCCTCAACCTGGAGTACCTGGCGGGCTTGCTGCGGCCGCCCAGGAGCGACTTCCTGACGGGCTACGTGTACCGGCGGACCGGGCCGCTGCGGAACCGCGCCTACAAGTGGTTCGTGCCGCGGGAGGTGTACCCCAACGACACCTACCCGCCCTACTGCGGCGGGCCGGCCTACGTGCTCTCGGGGGACCTGGCGCTGCGCGTCTTCGGCGTGGCGCAGACGCTGCCCGCCATCAACATGGAGGACGCCTTCGTGGGCATCTGCCTGCACGCGCTGGGCGTGCCGGTCACCGAGCCGCCGCCCGGGGCCTTCACCATGTACCGGCTGGAGTACGACCGCTGCCGCTTCTCGCGGCTGGTCATGGTGCACCACTACGGGCCCCGGGAGCTGCTCCGGCTGTGGCCGCACTTCCGGAACGCGTCGGTCAAGTGTCCCTAG
- the LOC132340867 gene encoding uncharacterized protein LOC132340867 has translation MEDRSGPGSGWSLVCAGAAIPTDPGREGALALECASPWQHSRCLRGRAPLQVPFPVFEGPCPSPGAIPGVCQAVPLSRCHSRCLRGRAPLQVPFPVFARLCPTPGAIPGVCQAVPLSRCHSRCLRGRAPLQVPFPVFARPCPTPGAIPGVCQAVPLSRCHSRCLPGCATFQVPFPVFEGPCPSPGAIPGVCQAVPLSRCHSRCLRGRAPLQVPFPVFARLCPTPGAIPGVCQAVPLSRCHSRCLRGRAPLQVPFPVFARLCPTPGAIPGVCQAVPHSRCHSRCLRGRAPLQVPFPVFEGPCPSPGAIPGVCQAVPLSRCHSRCLRGRAPLQVPFPVFEGPCPTPGAIPGVCRAVPHSRCHSRCLPGRAPLQVPFPVFARPCPSPGAIPGVCQAVPHSRNCFRCFPGSGSGTERSGTTGTKFIQGSNVAPVQPQVSPSSTQDSELEGFRDKFLEFGFGFS, from the exons ATGGAGGATCGATCAGGGCCGGGATCT GGCTGGAGCCTCGTCTGCGCTGGTGCCGCCATCCCGACGGATCCGGGTCGGGAAGGGGCCCTGGCGCTGGAATGTGCCTCGCCCTGGCAGCATTCCCGGTGTTTGAGGGGCCGTGCCCCACTCCAG GTGCCATTCCCGGTGTTTGAGGGGCCGTGCCCCTCTCCAGGTGCCATTCCCGGTGTTTGCCAGGCCGTGCCCCTCTCCAGGTGCCATTCCCGGTGTTTGAGGGGCCGTGCCCCTCTCCAGGTGCCATTCCCGGTGtttgccaggctgtgccccactCCAGGTGCCATTCCCGGTGTTTGCCAGGCCGTGCCCCTCTCCAGGTGCCATTCCCGGTGTTTGAGGGGCCGTGCCCCTCTCCAGGTGCCATTCCCGGTGTTTGCCAGGCCGTGCCCCACTCCAGGTGCCATTCCCGGTGTTTGCCAGGCCGTGCCCCTCTCCAGGTGCCATTCCCGGTGTTTGCCAGGATGTGCCACATTCCAGGTGCCATTCCCGGTGTTTGAGGGGCCGTGCCCCTCTCCAGGTGCCATTCCCGGTGTTTGCCAGGCCGTGCCCCTCTCCAGGTGCCATTCCCGGTGTTTGAGGGGCCGTGCCCCTCTCCAGGTGCCATTCCCGGTGtttgccaggctgtgccccactCCAGGTGCCATTCCCGGTGTTTGCCAGGCCGTGCCCCTCTCCAGGTGCCATTCCCGGTGTTTGAGGGGCCGTGCCCCTCTCCAGGTGCCATTCCCGGTGtttgccaggctgtgccccactCCAGGTGCCATTCCCGGTGtttgccaggctgtgccccactCCAGGTGCCATTCCCGGTGTTTGAGGGGCCGTGCCCCTCTCCAGGTGCCATTCCCGGTGTTTGAGGGGCCGTGCCCCTCTCCAGGTGCCATTCCCGGTGTTTGCCAGGCCGTGCCCCTCTCCAGGTGCCATTCCCGGTGTTTGAGGGGCCGTGCCCCTCTCCAGGTGCCATTCCCGGTGTTTGAGGGGCCGTGCCCCACTCCAGGTGCCATTCCCGGTGTTTGCCGGGCCGTGCCACACTCCAGGTGCCATTCCCGGTGTTTGCCAGGCCGTGCCCCTCTCCAGGTGCCATTCCCGGTGTTTGCCAGGCCGTGCCCCTCTCCAGGTGCCATTCCCGGTGtttgccaggctgtgccacatTCCAGGAACTGTTTCCGGTGTTTCCCGGGGTCCGGCTCTGGCACGGAACGATCCGGAACCACCGGTACGAAGTTCATCCAGGGGAGCAACGTGGCCCCAGTTCAAC CCCAGGTCAGCCCCAGTTCAACCCAGGACTCTGAACTTGAGGGGTTTAGGGACAAATTCTTGGaatttgggtttggtttttcaTGA